Proteins found in one Hypericibacter terrae genomic segment:
- a CDS encoding tail assembly protein, whose product MMRTVHLHGSLAAQFGPEFRLDVATPREAARALAAQLKGFRKAMIDGAFRVIRQPRVQPPLLPRPAMALGPEDISLRLGDADLHIVPVVAGAKGSGMMIGKIVIGVILIATAVFTAGTSLAAAGAIGAASLGGSVAGGVAVGSAGLAATAFTVGGLAISYGQIALFGVAMVLSGVSSLLSQQPHAGNYGNRERPDQRPSFLTNGVVNTSEEGSPVPIAVGIFLIGSKVVSAGITPEQIG is encoded by the coding sequence ATGATGCGCACCGTCCATCTGCATGGCTCGCTCGCGGCGCAGTTCGGGCCTGAATTCAGGCTCGATGTCGCCACGCCGCGCGAGGCGGCGCGGGCCCTGGCGGCGCAGCTCAAGGGCTTCCGCAAGGCGATGATCGACGGCGCGTTCCGCGTCATCCGCCAGCCGCGGGTGCAGCCGCCGCTCTTGCCGCGGCCCGCCATGGCGCTCGGGCCCGAGGATATCTCGCTGCGACTGGGCGATGCCGACCTGCATATCGTGCCGGTCGTCGCCGGCGCCAAGGGCAGCGGCATGATGATCGGCAAGATCGTGATCGGGGTGATCCTGATCGCGACGGCGGTCTTCACGGCGGGCACCTCGCTGGCGGCCGCCGGCGCGATCGGCGCGGCCTCGCTGGGCGGCTCGGTGGCGGGCGGCGTTGCTGTGGGCAGCGCCGGCCTGGCGGCCACGGCTTTCACCGTCGGCGGCCTCGCGATCTCCTACGGCCAGATCGCGCTGTTCGGCGTGGCGATGGTGCTGTCGGGCGTGTCGTCGCTGCTGTCGCAGCAGCCCCATGCGGGCAATTACGGCAACCGCGAGCGTCCGGATCAGCGCCCCTCCTTCCTCACCAACGGCGTCGTCAACACCTCGGAGGAAGGCTCGCCGGTGCCGATTGCGGTCGGGATCTTCCTGATCGGCTCGAAGGTCGTGTCCGCCGGCATCACGCCCGAACAGATTGGTTGA
- a CDS encoding NlpC/P60 family protein: MSFEDCNTEAVSAAARAHAVAAWPNEAVGFVVAGVYEPQANIAIESAETFAVTDAAYLDAVSRGLQGIVHSHPVLDGQYPVAWPSASDMRAQIATDLPWGIVVAGKESAVPPFWWGDAVPMPKLKGRPFRHGVTDCMSLIRDWYRQERGVTLPVGPRDWDWWAKPEGAEGRNLYLENFGPAGFTVVDKATAQRGDVFLAKAGLKTTVPNHGAVYLGRGLILHHKAGRLGFDPSRLSIEEPVARWMPFITHCLRHESSGS; this comes from the coding sequence ATGTCATTCGAGGATTGCAACACCGAGGCGGTGAGCGCGGCGGCGCGGGCGCATGCGGTCGCGGCCTGGCCGAATGAGGCCGTGGGCTTCGTCGTCGCGGGCGTCTATGAGCCGCAGGCGAACATCGCCATCGAGAGCGCCGAGACTTTCGCAGTGACCGACGCGGCCTATCTCGATGCGGTCTCGCGCGGGTTGCAGGGCATCGTTCATTCGCATCCGGTGCTGGACGGGCAGTATCCCGTCGCCTGGCCCTCGGCCTCGGACATGCGCGCCCAGATCGCGACCGACCTGCCCTGGGGCATCGTCGTCGCGGGCAAGGAAAGCGCGGTGCCGCCCTTCTGGTGGGGCGACGCGGTGCCGATGCCGAAGCTCAAGGGCCGGCCATTCCGGCATGGCGTCACCGACTGCATGAGCCTGATCCGCGACTGGTATCGCCAGGAGCGCGGGGTCACGCTGCCGGTGGGCCCGCGCGACTGGGACTGGTGGGCGAAGCCCGAAGGCGCCGAGGGGCGCAATCTCTATCTGGAGAATTTCGGGCCGGCGGGCTTCACCGTCGTCGACAAGGCGACGGCGCAGCGCGGCGACGTCTTCCTGGCCAAGGCCGGACTGAAGACGACGGTGCCGAACCATGGCGCGGTCTATCTCGGGCGCGGGCTGATCCTGCATCACAAGGCCGGGCGGCTGGGCTTCGATCCGAGCCGGCTGTCGATCGAGGAGCCGGTCGCGCGCTGGATGCCCTTCATCACCCATTGCCTGCGGCATGAAAGCTCCGGCTCATGA
- a CDS encoding phage minor tail protein L, which produces MTETLEQAVQSPSVGDRVHLFTLDAVAQGAPEIYRFSPTSDRGQPILFNGLDYTPMDIMAEGFEWNGRGALPTPKITVQNVTRAMSALVQQAGDLRGATLTRIRTFRQFLDNGDSPSPDAFFGPDIFTVERKSSLNKFFVEFELSAKLDQEGKILPARQILRNRCRFRYRRFVDGDWDYTGATCPYAGTLYFDKAGNPVSIESDSCGKKLADCALRFGSEPLPFSGFPGVARVR; this is translated from the coding sequence ATGACCGAGACCCTTGAGCAGGCGGTGCAGTCGCCGTCGGTTGGCGATCGCGTGCATCTCTTCACGCTCGACGCGGTGGCGCAGGGGGCGCCGGAGATCTATCGCTTCTCGCCGACCTCGGACCGCGGCCAGCCGATCCTGTTCAACGGGCTCGATTACACGCCCATGGACATCATGGCCGAGGGGTTCGAGTGGAACGGGCGCGGGGCGCTGCCGACGCCGAAGATCACGGTGCAGAACGTGACCCGCGCCATGTCGGCGCTGGTGCAGCAGGCCGGCGACCTGCGCGGCGCGACGCTGACGCGCATCCGGACCTTCCGGCAGTTCCTCGACAATGGCGATTCGCCGTCGCCCGATGCCTTCTTCGGGCCCGACATCTTCACGGTCGAGCGCAAGTCGAGCCTCAACAAGTTCTTCGTCGAGTTCGAGCTGTCGGCCAAGCTGGACCAGGAAGGCAAGATCCTGCCGGCGCGCCAGATCCTGCGGAACCGGTGCCGCTTCCGCTACCGGCGTTTCGTAGACGGCGATTGGGATTACACCGGCGCGACCTGTCCCTATGCCGGCACGCTCTATTTCGACAAGGCCGGGAATCCGGTGTCGATCGAGAGTGATTCCTGCGGAAAGAAGCTGGCGGACTGCGCGTTGCGGTTCGGCAGCGAGCCGTTGCCGTTCTCGGGATTCCCTGGCGTGGCCCGCGTGCGCTGA
- a CDS encoding phage tail protein, translated as MARPTFSPPKAEDRPSAKSVEPRRIVNEFGDGYTQRSGDGLNTMPQMRDVSWSALTSDQADEIEAFFEARTGTDDAFDWTPSGEGSARVFIVMKWARSGRQDSGRHEGVQASFKEVFDL; from the coding sequence ATGGCGCGTCCCACCTTTTCCCCGCCGAAAGCCGAGGATCGGCCCTCGGCCAAGAGCGTCGAGCCGCGGCGGATCGTCAACGAGTTCGGCGACGGCTATACCCAGCGCAGCGGCGACGGGCTCAACACCATGCCGCAGATGCGCGACGTGTCCTGGTCGGCCCTGACGTCGGACCAGGCCGACGAGATCGAGGCCTTCTTCGAGGCGCGCACCGGCACTGACGACGCCTTCGACTGGACGCCGTCCGGCGAAGGTTCGGCCCGCGTCTTCATCGTCATGAAGTGGGCCCGCTCCGGCCGCCAGGACAGCGGGCGGCATGAGGGCGTGCAGGCGTCGTTCAAAGAAGTCTTCGATCTCTGA